One genomic window of Conger conger chromosome 9, fConCon1.1, whole genome shotgun sequence includes the following:
- the LOC133136220 gene encoding protein CDV3 homolog isoform X2, whose product MADITSTCAEKSLDDFFAKRDKKKKKEKGKGKEQAPAPGPVTLKKNKKDKEKSTKNENQDSQDDEEWKEFEQKEVDYSGLRVQALQLNEERDEDDYEKEEVGEDGEIILVSGDKMSGPWNKSGAAPVAAPPVVEVEAPEPKPTGVYRPPGARMGPAKKGLTQGPPEIYNDTQFPSLSSTAKHVETRRDREMEKTFEVVKHRTRTREEGGAASAQQLQLDNQYSILGDK is encoded by the exons ATGGCGGATATTACTAGCACTTGTGCCGAGAAGAGCTTGGACGATTTCTTTGCCAAGCGggataaaaagaagaaaaaggaaaaagggaagGGGAAGGAGCAAGCACCGGCGCCGGGACCCGTAACtttgaaaaagaacaaaaaggaTAAAGAGAAGTCGACTAAAAACGAAAATCAAGACTCCCAG GATGACGAGGAGTGGAAGGAGTTTGAGCAGAAGGAGGTGGACTACAGCGGCCTCCGTGTGCAGGCCTTGCAGCTGAA TGAGGAGCGGGACGAGGACGATTATGAGAAGGAGGAGGTGGGCGAGGACGGAGAGATCATTCTGGTCAGCGGGGACAAGATGTCCGGCCCGTGGAACAAGTCCGGAGCGGCCCCTGTGGCAGCCCCGCCCGTGG TGGAAGTGGAGGCCCCGGAGCCCAAGCCAACGGGGGTGTACAGGCCCCCCGGGGCGCGAATGGGCCCCGCAAAGAAGGGCCTGACCCAGGGGCCCCCGGAGATCTATAACGACACCCAGTTCCCCTCTCTTTCGTCTACGGCCAAACACGTGGAGACCCGCAG GGACAGGGAGATGGAGAAGACCTTCGAGGTGGTGAAGCACAGGACCCGGACCAGGGAGGAAGGAGGCGCGGCCTCAGcgcagcagctgcagctggaCAACCAATACTCCATCCTCGGGGACAAGTAA
- the bfsp2 gene encoding phakinin, translating into MPLPRQRSSLLGQTCPPGPGVGRAGAGITAAPRGVFVGTAPAGTVPVGGASSLGARVSRRALGISSVFLQGMRSSALPALPRGAERGPRQPAGDGLNGCLLEYRDKVRALEQLNQQLEEQIRHCLDRKASSAGNWTALRHDWEDIYRQVSEAILDNARLMLQTENVQASAEDFKDRYENEQPFRKAVEEEITSLYKVIDDANLTKADLESQIDSMKAELEDLDRAYEQEVRTLYNQLAHPQANEPDAPIETSLDQILGYIRSHWERAIERNRAETDNYPESKTEQGLGCQLTREEEEIQTLKADCNDSGCKIQSLQAETESLRALKRGLENSLSDAKHWHDIELQNLGSVISKLEAELGDVRGDIEQQRRDYETLLGNKMRLELEIGTYHGILDGEESRYQPAMWSGSPAEGEIQSEPAPDEESNPPTSLQEEN; encoded by the exons ATGCCTCTGCCGAGACAAAGATCCTCCCTCCTGGGCCAGACGTGCCCCCCGGGGCCCGGCGTGGGCCGGGCGGGCGCGGGAATCACGGCGGCCCCGCGCGGGGTGTTCGTGGGGACGGCGCCCGCGGGGACGGTGCCCGTGGGGGGCGCCAGCAGCCTGGGCGCGCGGGTCTCGCGGCGGGCGCTGGGCATCAGCAGCGTGTTCCTGCAGGGCATGCGCAGCTCCGCCCTGCCCGCCCTGCCCCGCGGGGCCGAGCGGGGGCCCCGCCAGCCCGCCGGGGACGGCCTGAACGGCTGCCTGCTGGAGTACCGCGACAAGGTGCGCGCCCTGGAGCAGCTCAaccagcagctggaggagcagaTCCGCCACTGCCTGGACCGCAAGGCCTCCAGCGCCGGGAACTGGACCGCCCTGCGCCACGACTGGGAGGACATCTACCGACAG GTGAGCGAGGCCATCTTGGACAATGCCCGACTCATGCTTCAGACGGAGAACGTCCAGGCCAGCGCCGAGGACTTCAAGGACAG ATATGAGAATGAGCAGCCCTTCCGCAAGGCTGTGGAGGAGGAGATCACCTCTCTGTACAAGGTGATCGATGACGCCAATCTGACTAAGGCGGACCTGGAGAGTCAGATAGACAGTATGAAGGCAGAGCTGGAGGACCTGGATAGGGCCTATGAACAG GAAGTGAGGACTCTGTACAATCAGCTGGCCCACCCGCAGGCGAACGAACCGGACGCCCCGATTGAGACCAGCCTGGACCAGATCCTGGGCTACATCCGCTCCCACTGGGAGAGGGCCATCGAGAGGAACCGGGCCGAGACCGACAACTACCCCGAGTCCAAG ACAGAGCAGGGCCTGGGCTGCCAGCTGACtcgcgaggaggaggagatacAGACCCTGAAGGCAGACTGCAACGACTCCGGCTGCAAGATCCAGAGCCTGCAGGCTGAGACGGAGTCGCTGAGAGCCCTG aagCGCGGTCTGGAGAACTCCCTGAGCGACGCTAAGCACTGGCACGACATCGAGCTGCAGAACCTGGGCTCCGTCATCAGCAAGCTGGAGGCGGAGCTCGGGGACGTCCGCGGCGACATCGAGCAGCAGCGCCGCGACTACGAGACGCTGCTGGGCAACAAGATGAGGCTGGAGCTGGAGATCGGCACCTACCACGGCATCCTGGACGGGGAGGAGAGCCGCTACCAGCCCGCCAT gtgGTCAGGAAGCCCAGCGGAGGGTGAGATTCAGTCAGAACCCGCACCAGACG AAGAGTCCAACCCACCAACTAGCCTACAGGAGGAGAACTAA
- the LOC133136220 gene encoding protein CDV3 homolog isoform X3 — MRQVVCIVSVARCDKVHRINSTQLSVGFPEEKLAGAILVSRFRSSADLLTHAVTVLPDDEEWKEFEQKEVDYSGLRVQALQLNEERDEDDYEKEEVGEDGEIILVSGDKMSGPWNKSGAAPVAAPPVVEVEAPEPKPTGVYRPPGARMGPAKKGLTQGPPEIYNDTQFPSLSSTAKHVETRRDREMEKTFEVVKHRTRTREEGGAASAQQLQLDNQYSILGDK, encoded by the exons ATGAGACAGGTTGTCTGTATTGTTAGTGTTGCGAGGTGTGACAAGGTACATCGAATTAACTCGACACAGTTGAGTGTCGGATTTCCAGAGGAGAAGCTGGCGGGCGCGATACTGGTCTCCCGCTTTCGCTCCTCAGCTGATCTGCTAACACATGCAGTCACGGTGTTGCCG GATGACGAGGAGTGGAAGGAGTTTGAGCAGAAGGAGGTGGACTACAGCGGCCTCCGTGTGCAGGCCTTGCAGCTGAA TGAGGAGCGGGACGAGGACGATTATGAGAAGGAGGAGGTGGGCGAGGACGGAGAGATCATTCTGGTCAGCGGGGACAAGATGTCCGGCCCGTGGAACAAGTCCGGAGCGGCCCCTGTGGCAGCCCCGCCCGTGG TGGAAGTGGAGGCCCCGGAGCCCAAGCCAACGGGGGTGTACAGGCCCCCCGGGGCGCGAATGGGCCCCGCAAAGAAGGGCCTGACCCAGGGGCCCCCGGAGATCTATAACGACACCCAGTTCCCCTCTCTTTCGTCTACGGCCAAACACGTGGAGACCCGCAG GGACAGGGAGATGGAGAAGACCTTCGAGGTGGTGAAGCACAGGACCCGGACCAGGGAGGAAGGAGGCGCGGCCTCAGcgcagcagctgcagctggaCAACCAATACTCCATCCTCGGGGACAAGTAA
- the LOC133136220 gene encoding protein CDV3 homolog isoform X1, which translates to MADITSTCAEKSLDDFFAKRDKKKKKEKGKGKEQAPAPGPVTLKKNKKDKEKSTKNENQDSQVEKDDEEWKEFEQKEVDYSGLRVQALQLNEERDEDDYEKEEVGEDGEIILVSGDKMSGPWNKSGAAPVAAPPVVEVEAPEPKPTGVYRPPGARMGPAKKGLTQGPPEIYNDTQFPSLSSTAKHVETRRDREMEKTFEVVKHRTRTREEGGAASAQQLQLDNQYSILGDK; encoded by the exons ATGGCGGATATTACTAGCACTTGTGCCGAGAAGAGCTTGGACGATTTCTTTGCCAAGCGggataaaaagaagaaaaaggaaaaagggaagGGGAAGGAGCAAGCACCGGCGCCGGGACCCGTAACtttgaaaaagaacaaaaaggaTAAAGAGAAGTCGACTAAAAACGAAAATCAAGACTCCCAGGTAGAGAAG GATGACGAGGAGTGGAAGGAGTTTGAGCAGAAGGAGGTGGACTACAGCGGCCTCCGTGTGCAGGCCTTGCAGCTGAA TGAGGAGCGGGACGAGGACGATTATGAGAAGGAGGAGGTGGGCGAGGACGGAGAGATCATTCTGGTCAGCGGGGACAAGATGTCCGGCCCGTGGAACAAGTCCGGAGCGGCCCCTGTGGCAGCCCCGCCCGTGG TGGAAGTGGAGGCCCCGGAGCCCAAGCCAACGGGGGTGTACAGGCCCCCCGGGGCGCGAATGGGCCCCGCAAAGAAGGGCCTGACCCAGGGGCCCCCGGAGATCTATAACGACACCCAGTTCCCCTCTCTTTCGTCTACGGCCAAACACGTGGAGACCCGCAG GGACAGGGAGATGGAGAAGACCTTCGAGGTGGTGAAGCACAGGACCCGGACCAGGGAGGAAGGAGGCGCGGCCTCAGcgcagcagctgcagctggaCAACCAATACTCCATCCTCGGGGACAAGTAA